The Candidatus Rubrimentiphilum sp. genome includes a window with the following:
- the accD gene encoding acetyl-CoA carboxylase, carboxyltransferase subunit beta has product MPDWLPRRRAKEEPAEDAGTWSKCPKCSEVVYRRDLAANMWICPRCGHHFRMSAVDRINITVDGDFKEIGGDVLPGDPLEWVDKRKYGAKLAADREKSQLSEAVICGTGKIGGFDAAIGVMDFHFRGGTMGTVVGERITLLLERARDLRIPCIIFTASGGARMEEGMLALMQLAKTTAAVARYREDGNFLTTVLTDPTTGGVSASFGFQGDVILAEPKAMIGFAGRRVIEQTIRQKLPDQFQTAEFLLEKGHIDMVVNRHDMKATLTRLLDYASHGRARMAAS; this is encoded by the coding sequence ATGCCGGATTGGTTGCCGCGCCGCCGCGCGAAAGAAGAACCGGCGGAAGATGCCGGGACCTGGAGCAAGTGTCCGAAATGCTCCGAGGTCGTCTACCGGCGCGACCTGGCGGCGAATATGTGGATCTGTCCGCGTTGCGGCCATCACTTCCGCATGAGCGCGGTCGACCGCATTAACATCACGGTGGACGGAGATTTCAAAGAGATCGGCGGCGACGTGCTGCCCGGCGATCCGTTGGAGTGGGTAGACAAGCGAAAGTATGGCGCGAAGCTGGCCGCCGATCGCGAGAAGTCGCAGTTGAGCGAAGCAGTCATCTGCGGAACGGGAAAGATCGGCGGCTTCGACGCCGCCATCGGCGTGATGGATTTTCATTTCCGCGGCGGTACGATGGGGACCGTCGTCGGCGAACGGATTACGCTCCTGCTGGAACGCGCGCGCGACCTGCGCATTCCGTGCATCATCTTTACCGCCAGCGGCGGAGCGCGGATGGAAGAAGGCATGCTGGCGCTGATGCAGCTGGCCAAGACGACCGCGGCCGTCGCGCGATACCGCGAAGACGGCAATTTTCTGACGACGGTTCTGACCGACCCGACAACCGGCGGCGTCTCCGCGTCCTTCGGATTTCAGGGCGACGTTATTTTGGCCGAACCGAAAGCGATGATCGGCTTTGCCGGCCGGCGCGTCATCGAACAAACGATCCGCCAGAAACTTCCCGATCAGTTCCAGACGGCCGAGTTCCTGTTGGAAAAAGGCCACATTGACATGGTCGTCAACCGGCACGACATGAAAGCTACCCTGACACGACTGTTGGATTACGCCTCGCACGGTCGCGCCCGGATGGCGGCGTCGTGA